AGTGGAAGGGGAGCTCCATTATTCTAATACTGTCCAGGGTGTTCTCTCAATTTATGTCCTCTATAAACTGGAACAGAATCCAATAACTACTGTAATATAACATAACTCAATTATCtctggtgcagcacggtggcacagtggttagcattgctgcctcagggtgccgaggtcccaaccttgatcccggctctgggtcattgtcagtgtggagtttgcgcattctttccatgtttgcgtggatttcgctcccacaatccaaagatgtgcacggcaggtgatttgccgtgctaaattgccacttaattcgaaaaaatgaattgagtactctaaatttattttttttaaactcatcaTCTCTAAATATTCCAACAACACAAACTCCCAGTCAGCCATCACCTCTGCATTCTCAGATTAGATTCATTCAGATATCACCAAGTTCACAATTTTGCAAAATGGATTTTTCCGATATTCCCCGAGGTGCCACCAAAATCTCGAATGGAGAGAGTTATTTCACTCACAGGGTCCGAGGAAGGAGATATTGATGGATGGGTCTTGTCAGGAGATTTGGTGTCAGTGGAGGGGGTTAAGTCGATGTGCGAGGAGGAGATGGGGCCCATATTGAATGACGAGGTGTGAGGCACttcgcagggtgaactccacatccACCTGGGCCAGGTTTGGTTTCATCCAGCCTCGGGTAGTTTTGAGGGCACACTTGACCAATTTCAGAATGAGTCACTTctttttaaggggggggggggacgacaggtTTACAGTGCTGTTTACATGGTCCGGGTAACAACGTGCATATGTTCTGGTTTTGTCCCGAGGTCATGGGTTTtggggtctccttctttagcaccatgttggCGATCCTGAAGATTGAGCTGGAGCCCTAACCTTTAGCGGCCATACTTTGGGTGTCAGACTTATCAGAGCTGCAAACGGGCGCAGGGGCCAATGGCGTCGccttctccttcctcattgctcgGAAGtgagttctgctgggatggagttcTCCGCCTCCATCCAGTGCCTCGGTTTGGCTTGGGGACCTGATTGAGTTCCTATTCCTTGAAAAAGTCAAAGAAAAGTTGAGGGGAGCAAACGACGGGATTCTATGGGAGATGAAGCCTTTTACTGTATTTTTCAAGGAAATTGTCACCTTTTGttactcggggtggggggggggggagttgacggGAGGGGAGTGGCAGGTTTCATGAGAGGTTGTTTTATGATTCTGTTTTTCATATCTGTAGATGTGTtgatttttcttgttattttgaaTTTCATAAATGAAATATATTaatgaaaatatttattaaaaaaacaaaaatgcatCATCTTTAATCTGATTGTGTATATATTCCCCAGACACAGGACAGGATCCAGATTGTCCATCAGACCCTGCGTCACATCAGCAAGATCTACAGCATGAACCTGGGTTCAGTCACCTGGGACCGGAACAAGGTGGAAAACCTCCGCCTTCTCCTAGACCGACAGCTCAGTGAGCTGGAAGAATGTGCCAGGAAACAGGGCTCAGAGGCCAGACTGAGGAAAAACTCCACCATTCAAAAATACTTCAGGAAACTGAGGAAGTTTCTCAAACAGAAGGTGGGACAATTGATAATTGACTCTGTGATTATTGGATTGTAGTTTATTTGACCGTAATTAGATCTGTTCATTTTCCAATTGGGTTTCCTTAAAATATATTCTGTTTTTCCAGACATTCAGCAACTGTGCTTGGGAAATAATCCGCGCTGAGACCAGGGCCCGTTTACAACAGCTCCTTTACTTAATGGCACAAGTCCGCAGAAGAAATTGAAATAAAATCCAACCGCATGTTCAGCAGAGACTGgaataatttatttaaattgaCTGTTATTTATAGAATAACAGAATTCTGTGGTGACTGACAAAGAGCAAAGAATATCTTGATGTAATTTTCTATTTGATTATTTATTCTAATTTATTAATATTTATCGCTGCAATATTTTTATGTTGTGAAATCTTCATCATATGTGTGCTAAGCTAAATGGATGGCCATGATGTCTTTGTACAACAGATGTTAGATTTTTACGGTTGTGAACTCACAAATGTAAAGAAGGTATTTCGATAACACATTTCATACAGACTGAAACAAGAAATAGTTCTTTCAAAGCTTGACGTTTTTGAGAAGTATTATATTTTATGTCTACAGTACGTCTGGAATtacaattctgacagcttggctCGATGATAACACTGATTGGTGGGTCAAACCCCACTTAATTCTCACTGGGCTCCTTATTGTAGCTGCTGAACCTCCAATCACAATTCTGCACTGGGAATGGTCCAGCCAATCCTCAGCTCTGCTTTCCCGGTTTCCTCAGTCTCAAGGGTCGGTTGCAGACAAACGACCCCTGACCTCATTCCTGTTTCAGACTCACCTTTACTTTCTGTTCACCACAAGGTCAACATTTcaattaattcctcctcattttaaTTTATTGATATTTATCATTGTGTTGGCTTTATGTCATGGATTGCTTATGTTTTGTACAATTTAtgaaaaataaatgttaatttattgatttttattaaattttgggaaataaataatatttttttataaacCTGGCAACTTTTTATACTGAATGAAAGCATATTTGTTCAAATAAATTGTTTTTGATATCACGCATTTGCTGGAgtaatatttatttttcatgggTCTTCTCAGGGTTTCCTCAGTCTCAAGGGTGTGTTGCAGACAACCGACCCCTGACCCCATTCCTGTTTCAGATTCACCTTTACTTTCTGTTCACCACAAGGTCAACATTTCAATTAATTcctccttttcatagaatttacagggcagaaggaggccattcagcccattgagtctgcaccggctcttggaaagagcaccctacccaaggtcaacaatgccaccctatccccataacccagtaaccccacccaacactaagggcaatttttggacactaaggacaatttatcatggccaatccacctaacctgtacatctttggactgtgggaggaacccgaagcacccggcggaaacccacgcacacacggggaggatgtgcagactccgcacagacagtgacccaagccggaatcgaacctgggacactggagcggtGAAGCGATGGTGCTATCCACAATCCTCATTTTCATTTATTGATATTTATCATTGTGTTGGCTTTGTGTCATGGATTGCTAAAGTTTTGTACAATTTATGAGAAATAAATGTTAATTTattgatttttattaaattttgggaaataaataatatttttttataaacCTGGCAACGTTTTATACTGAATGAAAGCATATTTGTTCAAATAAATTGTTTTTGATATCACGCACTTACTGGAgtaatatttatttttcatgggTCTTCTTCACTATAAATGTGTTATAATTGAACAAGTTAGCATTAGGATGGAAAAGGTATTAATGATTTTAGTGCACTGAAGAGTGGTGATTATCTGCTTTCACAGCTATCAAAGGAAGGAGAGGGTCTTGGAGTAGGTGAATATTGACTAGGATGGGCACACGGTGTGGATATATCAGAACATTAGGATTGAGCTGGCGCAGAGCTGTGAGGACTTCAACAAGGTGAAGGTGATGCAATTTGCCATGGTTTACCTGGTGTGATTGTGGGTCACAATGGACTCGAAAGATTATTTTTTCAACATGCTGGAGCTGGCAGAGGCCTTCACCAGAGAGAAGAAGCTGGGACTGGTCTGAGGAGCATGATTTGGGATTCTGCGTTTGAAGGTGGATGATTTTACAGTGTATTTATGCCTCATTTTAGTATATTTCTTTCTCTTGGGGTTTGGGCTGTAAGAACGTGGGATTGACACATTTCTTGGCTCAGAGACAAGCTTGCTAATAATGTTGGGTTTTGGGTTTTGGGAGTGCGTCAGAAGGGAGTGGGTGGTTGTTGCTTTTAGGGAAGTAATGCAGGGTGACGCTGGGAGGGGGTCACCTTGCTAGCGGAAGGAGACGGTGTGGCTAGTGAATGAGAGAGGAGTGGAGGAAGAGGCTGTTGGGCTAGATCATGTGAGGCACAATCAGTCGAGCTGTTTTACTGTTTGTTTGGTAGGGGCATGGGGCCCGGTATGGTGTTCCTACAAGAAACTCACCTGTGAGTGCCGGACCATCCAGGTTGGGGAAGCCCTGGGTGagccaggttttccactcagggtttgACGGATGGGTCGGGGGGGGAGTGGATTTCGGTCAGCAAAATGATTCGCTTTCAGTCGGGGACTCTGGCTGATCAGGGGATGGTTATGTGATGGTTACAggtatgctggggggggggggggggtcgccatgggctggtttagatcactcggctaaatcgctggcttttaaagcagaccaagcaggccagcagcactgttcgattcccataccagcctccccggacaggcgctggaatgtggcgactaggggcttttcacagtaacttcattgaagcctactcgtgccaataagtgattttcatttcattccatggtgtgagtgaatgt
The DNA window shown above is from Scyliorhinus canicula chromosome 19, sScyCan1.1, whole genome shotgun sequence and carries:
- the LOC119953990 gene encoding interferon alpha-F-like encodes the protein MGGRFPRQCVRERFALTTKTLNLVKLSEGLQTQDRIQIVHQTLRHISKIYSMNLGSVTWDRNKVENLRLLLDRQLSELEECARKQGSEARLRKNSTIQKYFRKLRKFLKQKTFSNCAWEIIRAETRARLQQLLYLMAQVRRRN